In one Bacillus rossius redtenbacheri isolate Brsri chromosome 11, Brsri_v3, whole genome shotgun sequence genomic region, the following are encoded:
- the LOC134536838 gene encoding coenzyme Q-binding protein COQ10 homolog B, mitochondrial isoform X1, translating into MLAGRVLHQNIFVAGLRLSKALLKLEVNRRHAAIYRKFMSMPGMGGKKSKKKEYYGRKLVGYSMEQMFNVVSDVENYTSFVPFCKKSDVFLKLPTRMRANLEIGFPPVVERYTSDVTLERPTLVRAECTEGKLFDHLQTVWKFSPGMADNQQTCIIDFFVSFEFRSLLHSQLAHFFFNELVRQMENAFIQEVANRYGKASVKSRMLKNVHFNS; encoded by the exons ATGTTAGCTGGGAG GGTTCTTCATCAAAATATCTTCGTAGCTGGTTTGAGGCTGAGTAAAGCTTTATTAAAGCTTGAGGTGAACAGAAGACATGCTGCAATTTACAGAAAATTTATGTCTATGCCAGGAATGGGAGGAAAAAAGAGTAAAAAGAAAGAATATTATGGGCGGAAGCTAGTAGG GTACTCGATGGAACAGATGTTCAACGTGGTGTCAGACGTGGAGAACTACACCAGTTTCGTCCCGTTCTGCAAGAAGTCGGACGTGTTCCTGAAGCTGCCCACGCGGATGCGGGCAAACCTGGAGATCGGCTTCCCGCCGGTCGTGGAACGCTACACCTCGGACGTCACCTTGGAGCGACCGACCCTGGTCCGGGCCGAGTGCACGGAGGGAAAGCTGTTCGACCACCTGCAGACCGTGTGGAAGTTCAGCCCCGGGATGGCGGACAATCAGCAAACCTGCATCATCGACTTCTTTGTGTCGTTCGAGTTCCGCTCCCTGCTGCACTCTCAACTCGCGCACTTCTTCTTCAACGAGCTGGTCCGCCAGATGGAGAACGCCTTCATCCAAGAGGTCGCCAACCGGTACGGGAAGGCGTCCGTGAAGAGCCGTATGCTGAAGAATGTTCACTTTAACTCGTGA
- the LOC134536838 gene encoding coenzyme Q-binding protein COQ10 homolog B, mitochondrial isoform X2, which yields MLAGRYSMEQMFNVVSDVENYTSFVPFCKKSDVFLKLPTRMRANLEIGFPPVVERYTSDVTLERPTLVRAECTEGKLFDHLQTVWKFSPGMADNQQTCIIDFFVSFEFRSLLHSQLAHFFFNELVRQMENAFIQEVANRYGKASVKSRMLKNVHFNS from the exons ATGTTAGCTGGGAG GTACTCGATGGAACAGATGTTCAACGTGGTGTCAGACGTGGAGAACTACACCAGTTTCGTCCCGTTCTGCAAGAAGTCGGACGTGTTCCTGAAGCTGCCCACGCGGATGCGGGCAAACCTGGAGATCGGCTTCCCGCCGGTCGTGGAACGCTACACCTCGGACGTCACCTTGGAGCGACCGACCCTGGTCCGGGCCGAGTGCACGGAGGGAAAGCTGTTCGACCACCTGCAGACCGTGTGGAAGTTCAGCCCCGGGATGGCGGACAATCAGCAAACCTGCATCATCGACTTCTTTGTGTCGTTCGAGTTCCGCTCCCTGCTGCACTCTCAACTCGCGCACTTCTTCTTCAACGAGCTGGTCCGCCAGATGGAGAACGCCTTCATCCAAGAGGTCGCCAACCGGTACGGGAAGGCGTCCGTGAAGAGCCGTATGCTGAAGAATGTTCACTTTAACTCGTGA